The genomic region CTACACCATCAGTTGAAGCCATCATACCTAAGTTAGCAGCATTAATAGCTTTTTCTATTTTTGAACATAAGCTTTTGTCCCATGGTGTAATAACAACTGTTCTATCTTCTCCGACAGTTAATGTAGCTGTTTGATTTATTGGAGTAGGTGTTCCATAATAATCCACCATAATTTCTTCAAACATTGCTGGGGAAGGCCTTCCAGTCCTAAGTTTTTTATATTCATCTTCTAAATGTTTAACCGTTTTATCCATTTTAGATTTTGCTTCTTTCAAAATAGGATCTTTTAATGACACGACATCCACCTCCAAGATAATTTTTTATTTTGTATCTTAAATAATATTATATCATTTTTTATATTGTACAAGAAGTAATTCATCATCAATAAAATCAAAAGAAAAAGGTTTTGTAAATTTAATAAATTTATCAATATTATTTGAATTTAAATACCATAATGCTCTTGGGTCTTTTTGAAAAATGTTCTCACTTAAATTGAAAAAAATAAATAAATTATTACTTATAGAAATTAAATATTCTATATCTTTTAATAAATTTCTTGAATATTCTGGATTAAAAAATACTATGTTATCAAATGTATCTTTATAAGGTTTATCCTCAATATATTCCAGGTTATATATAGAAATATGTTCTTTTTTTAGAAATGGATTGAGTGTATTAATTTCCAAAACTTTATCATTATTAATCTGGGATAACAAATATCTTATTTTATTTTTTTTCAGTGGATTAGGAAATAATGTCCTAAAATATTTGGAGTAATTTTTTAAGTAATTATCCAAACTTTTTAAAGAATTATATGTTGGTAATGGAGAAACATATCTCAATCCGCTTTCTTCAGACTCATACCATGTTTTAACTGGATTAACAACAGGTATCAAAGAAATAATTTCTCCTAAATTCAAAACATTTACTATTTTATCTTCACTTTTTTTTATATTTTCTTCAAAATAAAAACCTGTATAATTATAACGTCCTTCAGCTAAATCTGCAAGTATAGAATTTAATTCAAGAGCTTTTTTGAGATAAAGTTTAGCTTTTTCAAAATCATTGTTTTCTTTAAAATAATTATATAATCTCAAGTTTATAAAAGCTTTAAAGTATTTATTTTTTGTGATTTTAGAACTTTCTATCAATAATAATTCATATAATTTTTTATTATCATTTTTTAATTTTAAAGCATATACATATTTTAACTCTGGAAAAACTTTTCCAAAATAGAAATCAAACAAAGCTAACTCCCTATGATCAAAAATATTTAGGTCAAAGAACAATTCGTTTTTTTTATTCATTTCTTCCTTTAATTCAACATATGCAGGAATTAATTCTTTTGGGTCCATATGAGTTAATATATCTTCTATTAACACTTGAACAAATTTTGCTAGAGATTTTTCTAAATTTACAGCTTTTTTATATCTTATTTTTGCTTCACTGAATCTTCCAGTTTTAGTTAAAATATCCGCAATTAAGAGTTCTATAACAGCTTTTTCTCTGTCAGAACTAATATCTTTTCTCAATCTTCTTATTTTTAAAAGTAATTCCAGTAGTTGCTCAAAATCTTGTTCGAATAAGTTATCAATAAAAGTTAGTAAAAATCCAACGATGTTTTCTTCTTTTTCCAATCTTTCAATAAAATATTCCAAAAATATATATGGATTTTTATCTTTTGATTTTTCAAAAATTAAATTATATTTATTTATATTATCTATTGTTGTTTTATCATAATAATCTTTATTTTTTAGTATATTGTTATGAAGTATTTTTATTATTTTGATTAAATCATTTTTTATATTGTAGTTATCTTCTTTAGCGAATTCATCAAAAACAAAATTATATAACATCACAATTTTTTCGTTGTTTTTTGTATAATCAAAATCATTCAACGCATTTTCTACATTTTCAAAATCTTTTGTTTTTATCTTTGACATGATGAGAAAAGATAGACCTTCATTTTTTTTAAATAATGATTGCATTGACCACGTAATTTCACTACGTCTATTTTCAAAAACATTTAAATATTTTAAGAAATCAAAAGAAGCAATCTTCAAATTTTCCCAATCGCGTTTATTATAGTATACATTCATTAATCCATAATATGCGTCGAGATTCCATTTAGACCCTATTTTAAACCATTCTTCGGCTTCTTCCCAATACCCTTTATTCATTAATTCAATACCCCATAAAAACATGAATTCCACAGTCATAGGAAGAGGTTTATAGTCTTTTTTTTTGAGATTTTTTAAAATCATTTTGGATATTTTATATCCAATCTTCATTTTCTCTATATGTCTTTGGGCGATCGATAATGTTTTCATATATTGAATTAAATAATATATATCATCAGGTTTTTCTTCAAGATATTTTTCAAGAAGTGCTAAAGTTCGTTGAGTTTTTTGTTTTCTTCTTAATCTTGTCCATATATAACCGTAATGATATAGTTCAAGATCAACTTTTACATTTTTCCCTTTATATACAGGTTGATTATGAACAATATTTTCATATTTTACTTTTCCATTTCTAAAGAATCTTGCTGTACTGGCTATCTCAGAATGTTTTTTTTCAAAATCCAAAAAGTTTACAGTAGGGATATATACAGCAACGATATCATTTTTCAATGATTTTAAATAATTTCTAATATTATTTTTTAAATTTTCTGAAGCTTCTTCATCTGCATCGATTATAAATACCCACTCAGATGAAGCATATTTTAAAGTTTCATTTCTTGCGTCTGAAAAGCTACCATTCCACGGGAAAAAATATATTTTGTCAGTATATTTTTTTGCAATTTCAACAGTGTTATCTGTAGAACCAGTATCTACAAAAATAATTTCATCACAAAAATCTTTTATGCTATTAAGACATCTTCCTATATTTTGTTCTTCGTTTTTTGCCATAATACATGCACTAATAAGTTTTTTATGCATAGTAACCCCCCATATTAAAAGAGTTTTATAATATTATTTTTCCTCATTTCTTCATCTTTATTATTTTCGTATTCAATATCTATTTTTATAAGATGTTTGGTAAGGTTTGAATAAAATAATTCTAGAATAGTAGATTTAGATTTTACAATTTGATATTCCAATAGATTTTCCTTCTTGAAAAATATTTTAATATAGTCGTCTTTTTCAGTTATTTTTGCATTTTTTAAAGCAAAATATAACCCTAAATCCATTTTTTCTTTTTTATTTAATAATATATCCAATACTTTTGAAGTCAACGATTCAACAGTAGATGTTGAAATTTCTTCATATTGAGTTATATTATCTAATTTAGTAGATTGTAAGGATTTTTTTTCATTATTATTGGTAGAAAATTCAAAAGCAAATAATAATATATTAATATCAAATAGAATTTTTTTATTTTCTGAATATTTGATTTCTTTTAATAAATCAGATAATTTTTTTGCAATATGAATATCTCTTGATAAATTTTCTGATTTTTCAATATTATTAAAAATGTATTCTAATACTTCTTCTAAAAAAACTTCAATTTCTTTACCTTCATTAAAAATTTCATTTGATATTTTCAATAAATTTTCATTATCGCCATTATAAATAGAATTTATAAAATTTTCCAGCAAATTTTCATCAAATAATCCTAAAATTTTAATAACATCATTCTGAGTTATATTGTTATCAGAGAATTTTAACAATTGCTCTAAAAGTGACAATGCGTCTCTTGCGCCACCTTTAGCTTTTCTGGCAATTATTTTTGCTGCATCTTCTGTAATATTCCTGTTTTCGGATTTAGCTATATTTATAATATGATTTGTTATATCACTTTCTGTAATATTTTTAAACTGTAAAACTTGAGCTCTTGAGATTATAGTTTCAGGAACTTTTTCGAGATTAGTTGTAGCTAAAATGAAAATTACATGTTCAGGTGGTTCTTCTAATGTTTTTAATAAAGCATTAAATGCTTCTTTTGTGAGCATATGAAATTCATCAATTATATATACTTTATACTTTCCAGAAACTGGTCTAAAATTGGCAGCATCACGAATTTTTCTTATCTCATCAATTCCTCTATTTGAAGCAGCATCAAGTTCTATAACATCCATAAAATTTCCATTATTTATAGCAACACAATTTTCGCATTTATTACATGGATTATGACCATTAGGATTTTTACAATTTAAAATTTTACTTAATATTCTTGCTGTTGATGTTTTTCCGGTTCCTCGTGGTCCCGAAAATATATAAGCGTGTGAAATTTCATTTTTTTCTATTGATTTTTCAAAATATTTTTTTATATGTTCTTGGCCTATTAATTCTTTAAATGTCATAGGTCTGTATTTTCTATATAATGTAATCATTGAATTCTCCTCCTATAAAAGAATCAATATAAATTATATCATATATTTTAAAAAATAAAAAGGGGAACTAATCCCCTTTTTATATATTAACGCACTTTTCAAGAGCCTTTACTATTTCACAATCAAATTTTTTTGGACAATCATCTTTTAAAATTCTTAATACTTTTTCTTTTGGCCATGGTTCTTTATAAATTCTTTTTGCGGTTAGAGCATCATATATATCAACTACTGCGAGGATTTTTCCAAATAATGAAATTTCACCATCTTTTTTGTTATAAGGATATCCGGTCCCATCAAGCTTTTCATGATGTTCTAATGCACCTAAAGGAATATTTTTAGAAAGAAAATCAATTTCTGATAAAAGTTTAGCACCGATAATAGTATGGGATTGTATAATTTTGTATTCATCATCAGTTAATTTTGAAGGTTTATTTAATATTTCATCCGGAATTCCTATTTTCCCAACATCATGTAAAAGTGCTGCAATTTCAAGTTCTTCTAAAAAGGAATCATTAAATCCTAATTCTTTGCCTATTTTTATTGATAGGGTTGAAACATTTTTAGAATGAGTATGTGTATAATTGTCTCTTAAATCGATAGCTGTAGCAACTGCAAGAATTATTCCTTTTATCGTACTACTTAAATCCTCATATATTTTTGAATTCATTAATTTATTTGATATCAAAGAAGAAAAAAGTTCAATAACTTCTATATCTTCCTGTGTATAAACATCGCTTTTTTTGTTAACAGCTTCTAATACACCAATGGTGTCATTTTCAAAGAATAAAGGAGTAGCAATTATATTTTTTGTTTTATATTTTGCCTTCATATCTGTTTTTTTAAAATGTAAAGGATTTTTTTGCGCATTGTTTATAATAATTGTTTCTTTTCTTTTAAAGCATTCGCCCGCAATTGAGCTATCTATTGGCACATCAATGGTTTCAATATACCCGCTGGCGCCACCAGAGGTAACATAAAAATTTAAGACGTGTTTATCCTCGTTATATAATAATATTGAAGCCCCATCAGAATTTAATAGTTTTCTTAGTGCATCTTCTGTTAATTTTAAAACAGTTTCTAATTTAAAATTACTATTTATTAATTCTAATATTTCTAAGATATGTCCGCTTTCAAATCTTACTTTTATTAATTCATCGTTAGTAATATTAATTAATGAATTTTTCAGTGTTATTATTTCAAGAGAAGTTAATTTTTTATCAGGGAATATTTTTATATCAGGAGAAATATTAATACTAAAATTCCCTTCTTCTCCATATAATATATTATTAAATGCTATGCCTTTTAAATCAAAATTTTGTATAACTACATTTAACATTATTAAAACTCCTTGGTTTCGAAATTTAAAGTATATTCAAATTTTTGTTCTTTCATATTATAATTTATAGAATAAATAACTCCTGAATTTTCCAATACTGGATAATAAATGAATCCTTGTAAATTGGTATTATCATTTAAGAAAACATTAGAGACACTAGAATCTTCCAAAAATTTATATTGCATGTAACTAAATCCTGCTGTTAATTGTGGCATTCCTCCTATTGAAGGTATATTTATAGTCATTTGTCCGCTTAATAAACTATCTCTATCTTCACTAAATAATTTATTATAATTAAACAGTACATGTAAATATGGACTTATACTCAAAATGGATTTTCCTACTAATCCAAATGAAGCTTTATTTTCTAAATTCATATAAAAACCATTAGCAGAATTATATTCATAGTAAGAATTTAAATATTCGTTGTTAAAACCGGCTGATAGGTAATTGAAACCAAACATGAATTGGAAAAATGGTGGGAAATTCATTGTTGGCCCTGCTAATGTACCCCAAACCATGGTACCTTCATTTGTAATAACAACATCTGTTTCTATGCCTAATCTAAAAAATAAAATATCTTTATATAGCGTAGTTAAATATGCTTGATAAAAATCATTTTGAGGTTTAGTTTTGTTTAAATTTATTATTCCAGTAATCTCAGCATTGAAAATATTTAAATCAGCATTAATATATCCAAAGAAAATGTTTGAAGATTGTTGATAATTAAATGGCATCAAAGAAGTTATTTCATAGGGGATATGGAATCCTAATTTTAAATTTGAAAATTTTAATTCTGTATCCAAAACCCTTGAATATGGAACATAATAATTATTCATAAATAGTCCTAATCCTTTTGTATATGATGGACTTATTCCATATCTTATATAGAAAGCAGGAAAATCTAATTTAAAATAATTAATAGATAACGCGCTTAAAATATTTGTTGATGGAGATGCTTCATCTGTTGGTAAACCATAATAAAGAGGGCTATCTATATTTTCTTGGTAAGCATTAAAGCCAATTCCGATTCCAAATGGTCCAAAATCCAGATTTGGAGCAAAAGAATATACAAGATAGCTGTTTAATCCTTTCGTTTGTTTTCCAAAAGATATATTACCAATATTTGCCTTTGCTTTTGAAGGTTGCTCTTCGGTTTTAGTTTTTTCTTTAGCCTTTTCTTCTGATGGTTGTTTTTCAGTTTTAGTTTCTTCTTTAGGTGTGATTTCATTTTCATATTCCTCTAATGGTTTATCTAATTTTTGTATTTGGGGTTTGGGTTGCTCAGGAGAGTAATTAAACATATTTCCAGCAGTCACAGGAAATAGCTGATTATTTACCATTGTATATACTGTTCCTTCAAAGGTTCTAATTTGGGTATTTCCATTATGATTCTCGAATCCAAATTCTGTTCCTCTAACCCCAGCAACTACAGAACCAGAACCTACTAAATATTTTGATCCTGGAGCTAATATTTCTTTAATTTTATTAACTGTTGCACCTTTTTTCAATTCATATTCAATATCAATATCCCCGCTTTCAGAAACTCTTAAACGTTTTATATATAATTGAGTATCTGCAGCAACCTTAATTTCAATATTAAGACTTGGTTCTTTTAAATGGACAAATCCATCTTTTAATGTTAATAATTCTGATTTTTCCTGTATTACAGTATCGTTTGAAAGAGAATCCCAGATATCTGAATTAGGGGTTTTGTATAAAACATTTCCTCTTTTTTCTAATATTATTAATTTTGTTTCAGGTAAATCCATGCTTTCTTCAATTACTTTTAATTTTAAAACCTTTTCGAATGTTTTATCTTCATTAAAAAAAGTAATAATAGAATCTCCAGGTATTAAAGGAGCAAGAAAGGTTAAATGAGCCTTTCCATCAATCAGGTCAAATCCATCAAATAAAATTAGTGGATCATCAAAACCACCACTTGTAACATCAACATAAAGATGTGTTAGCGTTGTTTGATTTGTTTCAATTTCTATAGGTACACTTTCACCAGCATAAATTGTTGTATTTTCAACATTAATAGAGAATTCTCCAAAAAACAACGATACACTTAGTAAAAATAAAATCACCATTCCCCATTTTTTAAACATAATTTCACCTCCATATGGTTAAATAAGTAATTATTATACTAAACGCCAGTGGGCCTAACTCTGATTTAGTATTTATTTCTTCTTTTTTCATCATAATTAGTATTGAAGATATAATAAATAAAAACGAGAATATTAAAAATAATATATTGCTATAATACTTTATAAAAGGCAAAGAAAATCTAAATAAATATCCCAAATAATCTCTTTTGTAAGGCTTTGAAAATCCATCAATCATATAAAATAATAAACTTATGAAATAAGCATTAAACAATCCAAGTGTAATGATTTTTGTATATTCAGGTAAAATGAAAAAGTTTTGAGGTTTATATAACATACTTGCCAAAATCAACGAAGAAAAATGCATAACTTGGTCTAAAATATAATAAGTATGTGAATTAAATGCTTTTTTTGCTCTATTCTTAAATTTTAAAGTATCTATAGATAAATGGATAAAAGTTAATAAGATTATTATAAAAAAGTTATAAAAATTCAAATCTGAAGGTAGAAATAATATAAACATTGAAATAAAAATAATGGAAATATGCAAAATTAAGACACCAACTTTTAAATTTTTATATCGAGCAATATAAGACGTTTGAAATACATAATCACCAATTAAATGAGAAAGTAAAAAATAAAAAAATATGTTTTCAATCATTTTTAACCACCTCTTTTAAAACATCTACCAATATTGGATTAAAAAAAACATCACTATAACTATCAATTAATTCAATAGCTTTTGTTTTTGGTAATTTACTACGGTATGGTCTATCCTCTAACAGTGAATAATATGTATCAAGCAAACCAATAATTTGTGCTAATAAAGGAATATTATCTCCTGTTAATCCTTCGGGATATCCTTCGCCATTCCATTTTTCATGATGATACAAGACAATTTTTTTGACTTCTTCTGGGATAGTTGGGATTTTTGATACAAGATTATATCCATATATAACATGTTTTTTTATTAGATTATTTTCTTCCAAAGTTAATTCTCCTTTTTTTGACAAAATTTTCTCTGGTATTCCAATTTTTCCGATATCAAATATCATACTTCCAAATTTGAGATTTTGGATATTTTTATTACTTAAATTTAATATTTCCCCAAATTTTATAGCTGATTTCAAAATATTTTCACAATGTTTTTCAGCTCCAGGTACTCTAGTTTCTAGAATAATTGTTAGTACATTCAATGATTTATCAAGAATAATGTTAAATTTATTTTCTAAAAATGAATTTTCAATATTCTTTTTAATGTAATCATTCAATTTGTATATTAAGGCATAATCATATAATGTAAAACCTTTATTTCGTATTAAAACAAAATAACCAAGATCAAGATTTTCTAAAATTACAGGGATTCTCATTTTATCAATATTGCAACTTATATAGGGAATAATTCTTTCTGTAGAAGTAATAAATTCGATATTTTCAAAAAATTTAGTATTAGCGGACAAATAAAATTTAATCTCATCAAGAGAAAAAGTGCTTTTTAAAGTTTTTTTTATGTTTTCAATAGTTTTTTTAAATTTAATATTTGGTTTTAAATTGGAAATAAAGTTTAATATCTTTTCGTCAATATCTTTTTCTTTTTTTATGGAACAAAAATCTTTAACAATAGAATCCAAACTTAGCAAAAAAATATAATCAATATTTTCAAAAAAGACGATTTCTACATAATGTTTTCCTTTATATTGAACTTTAATATGTTCTTTTTTATTAGAACTTGAATTTTCATAAATTTCATTATCTATAATAATTCTAAAATCTATACCAAGTAGTTTTAATGTGTTAATATTTTCTAAAAGCAGGTTATGAAATTTATTCATTAAGATCTCCTTCCTTGATAGCATATAATTTCAAAGGTAATTTTTTCCCTTTAACTTTAAAATCCCCTATATATTCGAAGTTAAATTTTTTAGCTCTTTTCACAATTTCTTCGGTTACGATTAACCATTGATTTAAATCACGAGTTAAATGTTCAATTCTTGAAGTGGTATTTACCGTATCTCCTATACATGTGTAGTCCATTCTAAAATCTGCACCAATATTACCTATAATAACTTCACCATAATGCATTCCAATTCCAGCATTTACTTCAAAATCAAAACCCATTTCTTTTAATTTTATGTTTATTTCTTTGAGTTTTTTTCGCATATCTAAAGCACAGGAAATAGCTCTATCAACCTCATCTCCAAATTCTATAGGGGCACCAAAAATGGCCATTATTAAATCTCCTATAAATTTATCTATTGTACCATAGTATTTATTTCTTATAATATCAGCCATTTCAGATAAGTAATAATTCAAAAACCTTACTACCTCTTCTGGAGAAAGCTTTTCAGATTTTTCAGTAAATCCAACTATATCAGACATTATAATAACGACTTCTTTTTTTTCACCACCAAGCTCTGTTTTACCCTGATCAAGAAGTTTTTGGGCTACAAAATCCGGCACATATTTAAAAAAGAACGATTTTATTTTCTTTTTTTCTTTAGATTCTTTTAATACAGATTGAACAGTATCTACAACTGGGATTATTAGTGTTGAAACAACAGGATAAAAAGTATCAACCCATATATTATTTTTGAATAAAAAATAAGAGATGAAAATATATAATGTAGGTATTGAAAATGAAAAGATTTTTATGGAAACTTTTTTAAACATAGAAAATAATAAAGATAAAAAGAGCAATGAAAATAATATAATTACACTATAAAAAAAGTTAATTCTTTGAATTTTATCTTTGTTTATTAAATTTTGCACAGCAGTAGCATGCAAATAAACACCTGGTTCATCATTTGAAAAAGGAGTTATTCGTAAATCATACAGTCCTTTTGCAGTAGCTGAATACCCTAGAATTGCAACCTTCCCTTTAAAGTCGTAATTATCATATTTATTTGTATAGACTAAATCATAAAAAGATATAGTATCAAATATGTCCGATCCCTTCCCGTAAAAGTTTAACAAATAAAATCCATTTTTATCTGTTTTTATAGTTTCACCATTAACTTCTATTGAATAATTTTTTGGATCAAAAATAAATTTATTTACATCATAATCTTTATAAAAAGCATATAAAATAAGATCCATATGTGGAAATAAACCTGTACTATATCCTTTTTCTGCAGCCCAGTTCTCTTTAAATATTAAAGGTAAGCTTCTGGCTACTCCATCTGGATCTAGCTGTCCAATTTCATATGTGGATGCTGGAGCCAATGATGAAAATTCCGGGATTGGAGGTATTATTTTATATGCAGTTAATGGAAAGAATAAAGGCAAATATTCTGGGTTTTTTAATTTGAAGGAATATTTCAAATAAAATCTGTTTTTTTCTAATTCTTCCTTAAATTTATCATTATATTCTTCGAAATTTTGTTTTTTTACAGTTAAATATGTTCCCAATACAACTTTATTATATTTTCTTAGAATTGCAGATAATAACACATCATCTTTTGATTTTCCATTACTCATAATATTACTTTCTGATGGTGTTGTGAAAGAAACATCAAACCCGATAGTTTTAATACCTAATTTAAATAATTTTGCAATCATTCTTGCATAATGTTCTCTATTCCACGGCCATTCATCATTAAATTGTGTAGACATATTTATTAATGAATTTTCATCTATAGCAATAATAACGACTTTGGAATTTATCTTTTTTTCTCCTCTTATTCTATATCTTAGATCCAGTGTTTTCAATTCAAAAATTTCAATCCAGGGATTGTTAAATAAGTAAGTTATTAAATAAATAGAAAGAAATAGAATAAAAAGTATATGTATTATTTTTAGTTTAAATTTAAAAATTTTCATACTATCACCTAATATAATTAT from Marinitoga aeolica harbors:
- a CDS encoding glycosyltransferase family 2 protein: MHKKLISACIMAKNEEQNIGRCLNSIKDFCDEIIFVDTGSTDNTVEIAKKYTDKIYFFPWNGSFSDARNETLKYASSEWVFIIDADEEASENLKNNIRNYLKSLKNDIVAVYIPTVNFLDFEKKHSEIASTARFFRNGKVKYENIVHNQPVYKGKNVKVDLELYHYGYIWTRLRRKQKTQRTLALLEKYLEEKPDDIYYLIQYMKTLSIAQRHIEKMKIGYKISKMILKNLKKKDYKPLPMTVEFMFLWGIELMNKGYWEEAEEWFKIGSKWNLDAYYGLMNVYYNKRDWENLKIASFDFLKYLNVFENRRSEITWSMQSLFKKNEGLSFLIMSKIKTKDFENVENALNDFDYTKNNEKIVMLYNFVFDEFAKEDNYNIKNDLIKIIKILHNNILKNKDYYDKTTIDNINKYNLIFEKSKDKNPYIFLEYFIERLEKEENIVGFLLTFIDNLFEQDFEQLLELLLKIRRLRKDISSDREKAVIELLIADILTKTGRFSEAKIRYKKAVNLEKSLAKFVQVLIEDILTHMDPKELIPAYVELKEEMNKKNELFFDLNIFDHRELALFDFYFGKVFPELKYVYALKLKNDNKKLYELLLIESSKITKNKYFKAFINLRLYNYFKENNDFEKAKLYLKKALELNSILADLAEGRYNYTGFYFEENIKKSEDKIVNVLNLGEIISLIPVVNPVKTWYESEESGLRYVSPLPTYNSLKSLDNYLKNYSKYFRTLFPNPLKKNKIRYLLSQINNDKVLEINTLNPFLKKEHISIYNLEYIEDKPYKDTFDNIVFFNPEYSRNLLKDIEYLISISNNLFIFFNLSENIFQKDPRALWYLNSNNIDKFIKFTKPFSFDFIDDELLLVQYKK
- a CDS encoding HD-GYP domain-containing protein produces the protein MLNVVIQNFDLKGIAFNNILYGEEGNFSINISPDIKIFPDKKLTSLEIITLKNSLINITNDELIKVRFESGHILEILELINSNFKLETVLKLTEDALRKLLNSDGASILLYNEDKHVLNFYVTSGGASGYIETIDVPIDSSIAGECFKRKETIIINNAQKNPLHFKKTDMKAKYKTKNIIATPLFFENDTIGVLEAVNKKSDVYTQEDIEVIELFSSLISNKLMNSKIYEDLSSTIKGIILAVATAIDLRDNYTHTHSKNVSTLSIKIGKELGFNDSFLEELEIAALLHDVGKIGIPDEILNKPSKLTDDEYKIIQSHTIIGAKLLSEIDFLSKNIPLGALEHHEKLDGTGYPYNKKDGEISLFGKILAVVDIYDALTAKRIYKEPWPKEKVLRILKDDCPKKFDCEIVKALEKCVNI
- a CDS encoding FecR domain-containing protein, which codes for MFKKWGMVILFLLSVSLFFGEFSINVENTTIYAGESVPIEIETNQTTLTHLYVDVTSGGFDDPLILFDGFDLIDGKAHLTFLAPLIPGDSIITFFNEDKTFEKVLKLKVIEESMDLPETKLIILEKRGNVLYKTPNSDIWDSLSNDTVIQEKSELLTLKDGFVHLKEPSLNIEIKVAADTQLYIKRLRVSESGDIDIEYELKKGATVNKIKEILAPGSKYLVGSGSVVAGVRGTEFGFENHNGNTQIRTFEGTVYTMVNNQLFPVTAGNMFNYSPEQPKPQIQKLDKPLEEYENEITPKEETKTEKQPSEEKAKEKTKTEEQPSKAKANIGNISFGKQTKGLNSYLVYSFAPNLDFGPFGIGIGFNAYQENIDSPLYYGLPTDEASPSTNILSALSINYFKLDFPAFYIRYGISPSYTKGLGLFMNNYYVPYSRVLDTELKFSNLKLGFHIPYEITSLMPFNYQQSSNIFFGYINADLNIFNAEITGIINLNKTKPQNDFYQAYLTTLYKDILFFRLGIETDVVITNEGTMVWGTLAGPTMNFPPFFQFMFGFNYLSAGFNNEYLNSYYEYNSANGFYMNLENKASFGLVGKSILSISPYLHVLFNYNKLFSEDRDSLLSGQMTINIPSIGGMPQLTAGFSYMQYKFLEDSSVSNVFLNDNTNLQGFIYYPVLENSGVIYSINYNMKEQKFEYTLNFETKEF
- a CDS encoding CHASE2 domain-containing protein, with the translated sequence MKIFKFKLKIIHILFILFLSIYLITYLFNNPWIEIFELKTLDLRYRIRGEKKINSKVVIIAIDENSLINMSTQFNDEWPWNREHYARMIAKLFKLGIKTIGFDVSFTTPSESNIMSNGKSKDDVLLSAILRKYNKVVLGTYLTVKKQNFEEYNDKFKEELEKNRFYLKYSFKLKNPEYLPLFFPLTAYKIIPPIPEFSSLAPASTYEIGQLDPDGVARSLPLIFKENWAAEKGYSTGLFPHMDLILYAFYKDYDVNKFIFDPKNYSIEVNGETIKTDKNGFYLLNFYGKGSDIFDTISFYDLVYTNKYDNYDFKGKVAILGYSATAKGLYDLRITPFSNDEPGVYLHATAVQNLINKDKIQRINFFYSVIILFSLLFLSLLFSMFKKVSIKIFSFSIPTLYIFISYFLFKNNIWVDTFYPVVSTLIIPVVDTVQSVLKESKEKKKIKSFFFKYVPDFVAQKLLDQGKTELGGEKKEVVIIMSDIVGFTEKSEKLSPEEVVRFLNYYLSEMADIIRNKYYGTIDKFIGDLIMAIFGAPIEFGDEVDRAISCALDMRKKLKEINIKLKEMGFDFEVNAGIGMHYGEVIIGNIGADFRMDYTCIGDTVNTTSRIEHLTRDLNQWLIVTEEIVKRAKKFNFEYIGDFKVKGKKLPLKLYAIKEGDLNE
- the dnaX gene encoding DNA polymerase III subunit gamma/tau, yielding MITLYRKYRPMTFKELIGQEHIKKYFEKSIEKNEISHAYIFSGPRGTGKTSTARILSKILNCKNPNGHNPCNKCENCVAINNGNFMDVIELDAASNRGIDEIRKIRDAANFRPVSGKYKVYIIDEFHMLTKEAFNALLKTLEEPPEHVIFILATTNLEKVPETIISRAQVLQFKNITESDITNHIINIAKSENRNITEDAAKIIARKAKGGARDALSLLEQLLKFSDNNITQNDVIKILGLFDENLLENFINSIYNGDNENLLKISNEIFNEGKEIEVFLEEVLEYIFNNIEKSENLSRDIHIAKKLSDLLKEIKYSENKKILFDINILLFAFEFSTNNNEKKSLQSTKLDNITQYEEISTSTVESLTSKVLDILLNKKEKMDLGLYFALKNAKITEKDDYIKIFFKKENLLEYQIVKSKSTILELFYSNLTKHLIKIDIEYENNKDEEMRKNNIIKLF
- a CDS encoding DUF3307 domain-containing protein, with the translated sequence MIENIFFYFLLSHLIGDYVFQTSYIARYKNLKVGVLILHISIIFISMFILFLPSDLNFYNFFIIILLTFIHLSIDTLKFKNRAKKAFNSHTYYILDQVMHFSSLILASMLYKPQNFFILPEYTKIITLGLFNAYFISLLFYMIDGFSKPYKRDYLGYLFRFSLPFIKYYSNILFLIFSFLFIISSILIMMKKEEINTKSELGPLAFSIIITYLTIWR
- a CDS encoding HD-GYP domain-containing protein; this encodes MNKFHNLLLENINTLKLLGIDFRIIIDNEIYENSSSNKKEHIKVQYKGKHYVEIVFFENIDYIFLLSLDSIVKDFCSIKKEKDIDEKILNFISNLKPNIKFKKTIENIKKTLKSTFSLDEIKFYLSANTKFFENIEFITSTERIIPYISCNIDKMRIPVILENLDLGYFVLIRNKGFTLYDYALIYKLNDYIKKNIENSFLENKFNIILDKSLNVLTIILETRVPGAEKHCENILKSAIKFGEILNLSNKNIQNLKFGSMIFDIGKIGIPEKILSKKGELTLEENNLIKKHVIYGYNLVSKIPTIPEEVKKIVLYHHEKWNGEGYPEGLTGDNIPLLAQIIGLLDTYYSLLEDRPYRSKLPKTKAIELIDSYSDVFFNPILVDVLKEVVKND